Proteins encoded by one window of Lepeophtheirus salmonis chromosome 3, UVic_Lsal_1.4, whole genome shotgun sequence:
- the LOC121114872 gene encoding galactoside 2-alpha-L-fucosyltransferase SEC1 has protein sequence MDKENQDSEIDCNSSTKDIKSTMIGFLNTGIIRFILTLCLPFVLYNAKGEYVLNANDYFASPRYSGESESAFLSSFKDSCEIGSLECVNKKCILYNEAKFLNSSSVFTMYAGGRLGNMISAYLYMSWLHWEYGLNVYFERKSHKHMSKFFKNINMPILEDTFCDYRKFPFEEFEGDIDLLGQEKWAKGKAVEVHYSQSNFMKQEVLGGKRFHRLYRKEANQVFAMKDKYQNFADSRIREIRDKVIKSTQSNKPVLFIGMHNRRTDYLKFRKLKLGLNPIYTDYFQDAIAYFDEEYGTEHELVFVHVSDDMKWGEKKLKKIDDRIYLVGCGSPDSTVCIGKDFALLKSCNHSIITHGTFGHWSSYLAGGDVYTEYGVLVPGSY, from the exons ATGGATAAAGAAAATCAAGATTCGGAAATCGACTGCAATTCTTCGACAAAAGATATCAAGTCTACTATGATTGGCTTTCTCAATACTGGCATCATTCGATTCATTTTAACTTTGTGCCTTCCCTTCGTTCTATATAATGCAAAAGGAGAGTATGTTCTCAATGCAAATGACTACTTTGCATCACCAAGGTACTCTGGAGAGAGCGAATCTgcatttttatcatcatttaaagATAGTTGCGAAATTGGAAGTCTAGAATGCGTCAACAAAAAGTGTATACTCTACAATGAAGCTAAATTCTTAAATTCCAGCTCTGTCTTCACCATGTATGCAGGAGGTCGCTTGGGTAATATGATATCTGCATACTTATATATGTCATGGTTACATTGGGAGTACGGGTTGAATGTGTATTTCGAAAGGAAGTCACATAAACACATGTccaagtttttcaaaaatataaacatgcCGATTTTGGAGGATACATTTTGTGACTATAGGAAGTTTCCATTTGAGGAATTTGAAGGAGACATTGATTTACTGG GACAAGAAAAATGGGCAAAAGGTAAAGCCGTTGAGGTACATTATTCACAATCCAACTTTATGAAGCAGGAAGTATTAGGAGGAAAACGATTTCACCGACTCTATCGTAAGGAAGCTAATCAGGTCTTCGCCATGAAGGACAAATACCAAAACTTTGCAGATTCTCGCATTAGAGAAATTAGGGATAAAGTT ATTAAGAGTACCCAAAGCAACAAACCCGTGTTATTTATAGGCATGCACAACCGTCGAACTGACTATCTCAAGTTTCGAAAACTAAAATTAGGGCTGAATCCTATCTATACAGACTATTTCCAAGATGCAATTGCGTATTTTGACGAAGAATATGGTACTGAGCATGAGCTTGTATTTGTACATGTGTCAGACGATATGAAATGgggagaaaaaaagttaaaaaaaattgacgatCGGATTTACTTAGTTGGCTGTGGATCTCCCGACTCTACAGTGTGTATTGGCAAAGATTTTGCATTGTTAAAGAGTTGTAATCACTCCATTATAACTCATGGAACTTTTGGTCATTGGAGTTCGTACTTAGCTGGGGGAGATGTATATACAGAGTATGGAGTACTCGTGCCGGGCTCGTATTAG
- the RpS20 gene encoding small ribosomal subunit protein uS10 gives MAAVAAAYKDSKPTGSEDTIHRIRITLTCLKVSSLEKVCAELIRGAKEKDLKVNGPVRLPTKQLRITTRKTPCGEGSKTWDHFTMRIHKRVIDLHSPSEIVKQITSISIEPGVEVEVTIADQ, from the exons ATG GCAGCAGTAGCAGCAGCATACAAGGACTCGAAGCCCACAGGGAGTGAGGACACTATCCATCGTATCCGTATCACTCTGACTTGCCTCAAAGTGAGCTCTCTGGAGAAGGTCTGTGCTGAACTGATCCGAGGAGCCAAAGAGAAGGATCTCAAGGTTAACGGCCCAGTTCGTCTTCCCACCAAGCAATTGCGCATCACCACCAGGAAAACTCCTTGTGGAGAGGGCTCCAAGACATGGGATCACTTCACCATGAGGATCCACAAGAGAGTCATCGATCTTCACTCTCCTTCTGAAATTGTGAAGCAAATCACTTCCATTTCTATTGAACCAGGAGTGGAGGTTGAGGTGACCATTGCTGACCAATGA
- the RpS13 gene encoding small ribosomal subunit protein uS15, which yields MGRMHAPGKGISQSALPYRRSVPTWLKLTPSEVKEQIYKLAKKGLTPSQIGVILRDSHGVAQVRFVTGNKILRILKSEGLAPDLPEDIYYLIKKAVNIRKHLERSRKDRDAKFRLILIESRIYRLARYYKIKGVLPPTWRYESATASTLVS from the exons A tGGGTCGTATGCACGCACCAGGAAAGGGTATTTCCCAATCTGCTCTCCCTTACAGACGCTCCGTTCCCACATGGTTGAAATTGACACCATCTGAAGTCAAGGAGCAAATCTACAAGTTGGCAAAGAAGGGTCTGACCCCTTCCCAGATTGGTGTTATCCTCAGGGATTCCCATGGTGTTGCTCAGGTCCGTTTTGTGACCGGAAACAAGATCCTCCGAATCTTGAAGTCCGAGGGATTGGCCCCCGATCTACCAGAGGATATTTACTACCTCATCAAGAAGGCCGTCAATATCCGCAAACATCTTGAAAGAAGCCGTAAGGACAGAGACGCAAAGTTCCGTTTGATTCTCATCGAGTCCAGAATCTATCGTCTTGCTCGTTACTACAAGATCAAGGGAGTTCTCCCACCTACGTGGAGATATGAATCCGCCACCGCTTCAACCCtcgtttcttaa